One segment of Paramormyrops kingsleyae isolate MSU_618 chromosome 8, PKINGS_0.4, whole genome shotgun sequence DNA contains the following:
- the gpkow gene encoding G-patch domain and KOW motifs-containing protein, whose translation MASKAGEKHGDGIDQGIVDPRCQQDGEDKKPAPISFGFSKTSSKFKTSSNLNESEREERDYLTGVEEKELKSTKPVEQKKELVIPLILKNRWVRQEKPKKEPPGSKDCPPSQELDSVESQAVKELVEESRRQLDQWTNGTQEVLDLTIPLLMQNQVPQGFEDGDRVKVDLRPESSTDADYESVPVEAYGLAMLKGMGWKEDEGIGRTFKQVVKPIEHQLRPKGLGLGADRSALKDLEPSGPRRPPKPGEDRSEEELVLAPGASVLLEAGAHKDHYGKVEGMDPDNARVMVKLAIGGKTVTVSQYNIRLVGRKEYDRNAKDLSRHSKAHMEAEKEKERERKKEKKREERAERNEQQQRSKEKKDKRRHADSREKTPPVKLPRQELSTPTWLQRDLRVRFIDKTFKGGKYYNSKMTVEDVLTPRTCVCRTEEGRLLDGVKQEMLETMVPKSESDCIMVVLGEHRGQVGRILQRDKERCRAMVQLDRHEEKIYTLDYDSICHYVGGGYA comes from the exons ATGGCGTCGAAGGCTGGAGAGAAACACGGTGATGGTATTGACCAAGGTATAGTCGATCCTCGTTGTCAGCAGGATGGAGAGGACAAAAAACCGGCACCCATCTCTTTTGGGTTTAGCAAGACGTCAAGCAAGTTTAAAACCAGCTCGAACCTTAACGAATCTGAGAGAGAAGAGCGGGATTACTTGACTGGGGTGGAGGAGAAAGAGCTAAAGAG CACCAAGCCCGTGGAGCAGAAAAAGGAGCTGGTTATTCCCCTCATCCTTAAGAATCGCTGGGTCAGGCAGGAGAAGCCCAAAAAGGAGCCACCGGGGAGTAAAGACTGTCCTCCGAGCCAGGAGCTGGACTCCGTAGAATCCCAAGCCGTCAAAGAACTTGTGGAAG AGTCCCGGAGGCAGCTGGATCAGTGGACGAATGGCACCCAGGAGGTCCTTGACCTCACCATCCCCTTGCTGATGCAGAATCAAGTACCCCAGGGGTTCGAGGATGGGGACAGGGTGAAGGTCGACTTGCGGCCTGAGTCG TCCACAGATGCCGACTATGAGAGTGTGCCCGTCGAGGCATATGGCCTGGCCATGTTGAAGGGCATGGGCTGGAAGGAGGACGAGGGAATCGGCAGGACCTTCAAACA GGTTGTGAAACCCATTGAACACCAGCTCCGGCCCAAAGGCTTGGGTTTGGGGGCTGACCGCTCAGCCCTGAAAGACCTGGAGCCCAGTGGCCCCCGACGGCCTCCCAAACCTGGGGAGGATCGGTCCGAGGAGGAGCTGGTTCTGGCCCCGGGAGCGTCTGTGCTTCTGGAGGCAGGAGCTCACAAAGATCACTATGGAAAG GTGGAAGGCATGGATCCTGACAACGCCCGAGTTATGGTGAAGCTGGCCATCGGCGGGAAGACCGTGACTGTCAGCCAGTATAACATCCGGCTGGTCGGGAGAAAGGAATACGACAGGAATGCCAAGGACCTCA GTCGCCACAGCAAAGCCCACATGGAGGcagagaaggagaaggagagggaaagaaagaaggagaagaagagggAGGAGAGGGCAGAACGAAACGAACAGCAACAAAGGTccaaagagaagaaagacaagcgGAGACATGCCGATTCCAG GGAGAAGACCCCCCCAGTGAAGCTGCCGCGTCAGGAGCTGTCCACCCCCACCTGGCTGCAGAGGGACCTCCGTGTACGCTTCATTGACAAGACCTTCAAAGGGGGGAAGTATTACAACTCCAAG ATGACAGTGGAAGATGTGCTCACTCCACGGACCTGTGTATGCCGCACGGAGGAGGGCAGGCTGCTCGATG gtgtGAAACAGGAGATGCTGGAGACAATGGTGCCCAAGAGTGAATCAGACTGCATAATGGTGGTCCTGGGAGAACATCGTGGACAG GTGGGCCGGATCCTACAGAGGGACAAGGAGCGCTGCCGTGCCATGGTGCAGCTGGACCGACACGAGGAGAAGATCTACACACTGGACTATGACTCCATCTGCCACTACGTGGGAGGGGGCTACGCGTGA